A window of Ptychodera flava strain L36383 chromosome 1, AS_Pfla_20210202, whole genome shotgun sequence contains these coding sequences:
- the LOC139136098 gene encoding uncharacterized protein, whose product MPECCQHRGLQPALCLIRELLKGLLKIQLISRGPLALEVSFRVIPDLFRGLLQIRFLDLVPQPTDHCSSSWECRCPIWEWDIRTHSPLWGASTSGMQLIQPQPHYGTLPSQLPTRSSMGAGATHGAEDKAKLERENAALSEQLRMQQLQLEKTLDELGQAQSRLSQMSAPNNGSARSTPLSNLGRPQRQVGPTPYNRPEELPGPSLDGWAGQNGNSSLTDSYGRQHSSTPQRQREGSYLMDSPSDYLATTRSASSSSGREPNLTSASIPGVSPTDSLTQEQRDVLLAEMKYGILPAQ is encoded by the exons ATGCCGGAATGCTGCCAACATCGGGGGTTGCAGCCGGCATTGTGCTTGATCCGGGAACTCTTGAAAGGACTCCTAAAAATCCAGCTTATATCCCGGGGACCGTTAGCGCTGGAAGTGTCTTTCCGAGTCATACCGGATCTCTTCCGAGGTCTTCTACAAATCCGTTTTCTGGATTTGGTACCGCAACCAACGGATCACTGCAGCAGCAGTTGGGAATGCCGATGTCCAATCTGGGAATGGGATATCCGTACTCACAGCCCCCTCTGGGGGGCTTCAACAAGCGGAATGCAGCTCATTCAGCCCCAGCCCCACTACGGAACACTTCCCTCACAACTCCCGACCCGCAGCTCAATGGGTGCGGGCGCAACCCACGGAGCTGAAGACAAAGCAAAATTGGAGAGGGAAAACGCAGCGCTCAGTGAACAACTCCGAATGCAACAACTTCAGCTGGAAAAGACTCTGGATGAGCTGGGACAGGCTCAGAGCAGACTCAGTCAAATGTCAGCGCCGAACAATGGCTCCGCAAGATCTACACCATTGTCAAACTTAGGCAGACCACAGAGGCAGGTTGGTCCAACACCCTACAATCGCCCAGAAGAACTACCAGGTCCAAGTCTAGATGGATGGGCTGGACAAAATGGCAACAGCTcg TTAACAGACAGCTATGGCAGACAGCATAGCAGCACACCTCAAAGACAGAGGGAGGGTAGCTACCTAATGGATTCACCTTCAGATTATCTAG CAACAACAAGATCCGCATCCTCTTCATCCGGAAGAGAACCCAACTTGACATCGGCCAGTATTCCAGGCGTCTCACCGACAGACTCCTTAACACAGGAACAGAGAGATGTATTACTTGCGGAAATGAAATATGGAATTCTACCAGCACAGTAA